Proteins co-encoded in one Deltaproteobacteria bacterium genomic window:
- a CDS encoding type II toxin-antitoxin system RelE/ParE family toxin — translation MIRTFKSAGTEDIFDGVASQAARRCCPQSIWPVARRKLDQINRVREINELKVPPGNRLERLKGDRQNQYSIRINQQYRICFTWEEGHAYEIEITDYH, via the coding sequence ATGATAAGAACCTTTAAGTCTGCTGGCACAGAGGATATTTTTGATGGTGTGGCATCGCAAGCAGCTCGAAGATGTTGCCCTCAATCTATTTGGCCTGTTGCTCGTCGGAAATTGGATCAAATCAACAGAGTTCGGGAGATCAATGAACTTAAAGTGCCTCCTGGAAATCGATTGGAACGCTTGAAAGGCGACCGGCAGAATCAATACAGTATCCGCATTAATCAACAATATAGAATTTGTTTTACATGGGAGGAAGGCCATGCCTACGAGATCGAAATCACAGATTACCACTGA
- a CDS encoding GDP-mannose 4,6-dehydratase, whose translation MKRALITGITGQDGSYLTELLLSKGYEVHGIVRRMALEDPLHRLWRLRHVLEKITLHAASMESYPSLFNVIEAIEPDECYHLAAQSFVSYSFEDEFSTINTNINGTHYLLSSIKRKAPHCRFYFAASSETFGKVRETPQDENTPFHPRSPYGISKVAGFELTRNYREAYNLHASCGILFNHESPRRGHEFVTRKITSHAALIKLGKEKRIKLGNIKAKRDWGHARDYVRAMWLMLQQEKPDDYVIATGKCHTVENFLERSFSLLGLDYLQYLDIDPTLYRPSEVMTLMGNYSKAQEILGWQPTITFEELVREMVEKDLDLYTKGP comes from the coding sequence ATGAAACGAGCTTTGATTACCGGAATAACCGGTCAGGATGGAAGCTATTTAACCGAACTTTTACTTTCCAAAGGATATGAGGTCCATGGCATCGTCCGCCGGATGGCCCTGGAAGATCCTCTGCACCGCCTCTGGCGGCTCCGTCATGTCCTGGAAAAGATTACCCTCCATGCCGCTTCCATGGAAAGCTACCCCAGTCTGTTTAACGTGATCGAGGCCATTGAGCCGGATGAGTGTTATCATCTGGCGGCCCAGAGTTTTGTCAGTTATTCCTTTGAGGATGAATTTTCGACCATTAATACCAACATCAACGGCACGCATTATTTACTGTCATCCATAAAACGAAAGGCCCCCCATTGCCGGTTCTATTTTGCCGCTTCCAGCGAAACCTTCGGAAAGGTCCGGGAGACGCCCCAGGACGAAAATACCCCTTTCCACCCCCGTTCTCCCTACGGCATTTCCAAGGTGGCCGGGTTTGAACTGACCCGGAATTACCGGGAGGCCTATAACCTCCACGCTTCCTGCGGTATTTTATTTAATCATGAGTCCCCCCGCCGGGGTCACGAATTTGTCACCCGGAAAATAACTTCCCATGCCGCTTTAATCAAGTTAGGGAAGGAGAAGCGGATCAAATTGGGAAATATCAAAGCCAAGCGGGATTGGGGACATGCCCGGGATTATGTCCGCGCCATGTGGTTGATGCTGCAACAGGAGAAACCGGATGATTATGTCATTGCCACCGGGAAATGCCACACCGTAGAAAATTTCCTGGAAAGGTCCTTTTCCCTGTTGGGACTGGATTATCTACAGTATCTGGATATCGATCCGACCCTTTACCGCCCCTCGGAAGTCATGACCCTCATGGGGAATTATTCCAAGGCCCAGGAGATCCTCGGGTGGCAGCCGACAATTACTTTTGAGGAATTGGTCCGGGAAATGGTGGAAAAGGATTTGGATTTATATACCAAGGGGCCGTAA
- a CDS encoding HigA family addiction module antidote protein, with translation MPTRSKSQITTDVGRRLPRNRPPTHPGEMLFEEFVKPLDLTQAELSRRLGVSYPRLNEIIKGKRSVTPDTALRLSRVLGMSADFWLGLQQDWDLWHAMNSPEANQINRLKPIPRDQHSFA, from the coding sequence ATGCCTACGAGATCGAAATCACAGATTACCACTGATGTTGGGAGGCGGCTGCCTCGAAATCGTCCCCCGACACATCCAGGGGAGATGCTTTTCGAGGAATTCGTCAAGCCGCTTGACCTTACACAAGCAGAACTTTCTCGTCGTCTGGGCGTATCTTACCCACGCCTGAACGAAATTATTAAAGGCAAACGTTCGGTAACTCCGGATACGGCATTGCGACTTTCCCGTGTTTTGGGTATGTCCGCGGACTTTTGGCTGGGCTTGCAACAGGATTGGGATCTTTGGCATGCAATGAACAGTCCTGAAGCAAATCAAATTAATCGCCTGAAACCAATTCCCAGAGATCAACATTCCTTTGCATAA
- a CDS encoding glycosyltransferase, translated as MRGGEKCLEVFCDIFPQADIYTLLHIKGSVSPSIERHRIRTSWIQHLPWVDRKYRNYLPLFPRAIQSLAIKGYDLVLSSSHCVAKGVRVPSQTVHIAYIHTPMRYVWDMYPVYFGKNSTAGRPAKILMPAVRPFLQRWDKHSNDRVHYFLANSDHVRRRILNYYGRQSEVIPPPVDGLFFDISPKPQDYYLIVSALAPYKRIDLAIRAFNRLNKPLVIVGTGPLKTQLQGMAGKNITWLGWQEAKDLRKLYGQCRALIFPGEEDAGITPLEAQASGRPVVAFGRGGALETVVSFEEYLEGRRDFFSGIFFPEQTEKALGEAVERLEKQAHLLNPDKIRTHALRFDREIFKERIIQSIIEKIKLERNGS; from the coding sequence ATGCGGGGTGGGGAAAAATGCCTGGAAGTTTTTTGCGATATTTTTCCGCAGGCGGATATTTATACGCTTCTTCATATAAAAGGGTCGGTCTCTCCTTCTATCGAAAGGCATCGGATTCGAACTTCATGGATACAACATCTCCCCTGGGTGGATCGAAAATATCGTAATTATCTTCCTTTGTTCCCCAGGGCTATCCAATCTTTGGCTATAAAAGGCTATGACCTGGTCCTTTCCAGCAGCCATTGCGTAGCCAAAGGGGTTCGGGTTCCTTCCCAAACCGTACACATCGCCTATATCCATACCCCCATGCGCTATGTCTGGGATATGTATCCGGTCTATTTCGGAAAGAACTCGACCGCCGGTCGGCCGGCAAAAATTTTGATGCCGGCTGTACGCCCTTTTTTACAAAGATGGGATAAGCATTCCAATGACCGTGTGCACTATTTCCTGGCCAATTCCGATCATGTCCGCCGGCGCATCCTGAACTATTATGGTCGTCAGTCCGAGGTGATTCCCCCTCCGGTTGACGGCCTATTCTTTGATATTTCTCCGAAACCCCAGGATTATTATCTTATCGTTTCAGCCCTGGCCCCTTATAAGCGGATAGACCTGGCCATCCGGGCCTTTAACCGGCTCAACAAGCCCCTGGTCATTGTCGGGACCGGTCCCTTAAAAACCCAACTTCAGGGTATGGCTGGAAAGAATATTACCTGGCTGGGATGGCAAGAGGCAAAGGATCTTAGAAAATTATACGGGCAATGCCGGGCCTTGATTTTTCCGGGCGAAGAGGACGCCGGCATAACACCCTTGGAGGCCCAGGCCTCGGGCCGGCCGGTGGTGGCCTTCGGCCGGGGAGGGGCCTTAGAAACGGTGGTTTCTTTTGAGGAATATCTGGAAGGGCGGAGGGATTTTTTCAGCGGGATTTTCTTTCCGGAGCAAACCGAGAAGGCTCTCGGGGAGGCCGTCGAAAGGCTGGAGAAACAAGCCCATCTTTTGAATCCGGATAAAATCAGGACCCATGCCCTTCGGTTTGACCGGGAGATTTTTAAAGAACGCATTATCCAAAGCATTATTGAAAAAATAAAATTAGAAAGAAATGGATCATGA
- a CDS encoding type I restriction enzyme HsdR N-terminal domain-containing protein: MTTEHSEKWAEICFLLSGNVRQDIPEKEFESQVVRAIEVLGWREFKNEIERQPIVQLGREGTLRPDLIVRRNGNKCLIVVEVKRPLENITRDYVIGQLRSYMRQMKSDFGFLIGTDLRVYYDGSLNPHSDPILLEKIDFENPSDTGASFVETFNKSSLLENRHAEYLTNKLRHFNKAREVTLLIEQLTSYETAQKVIGYLRNEFPDIDDETFSEALQQVTIGISKKELKGIEVNRPAQKERLPKRRIIGSQLQNKTQPVQHLTPVNAATSESSIAGISFDSHLQIRLRHIYGVLFFMKHGLVFPSATHQTLRLFPEVQDYQTISDKCARGFAGDVDTFISWFHSGKMLDRLVGKFGLSDHDADIFKKLLS, from the coding sequence ATGACGACCGAGCATTCTGAGAAGTGGGCCGAAATCTGCTTCCTCCTATCGGGCAATGTTCGTCAAGACATTCCTGAAAAGGAGTTTGAAAGCCAAGTAGTGAGGGCTATCGAGGTGCTCGGCTGGAGAGAATTCAAAAATGAGATCGAGAGACAGCCAATAGTGCAGCTGGGCCGAGAGGGAACCCTTCGGCCAGATCTGATTGTCCGTAGGAATGGCAACAAATGCTTGATTGTCGTAGAAGTCAAAAGACCTCTTGAGAACATCACGCGGGACTACGTAATAGGACAGTTGCGGTCTTATATGAGACAGATGAAGTCGGATTTTGGATTTCTGATTGGGACGGACTTGAGAGTGTATTATGATGGGTCGCTAAACCCCCACTCCGACCCGATACTATTGGAGAAAATTGATTTCGAAAACCCATCAGACACTGGGGCGTCCTTTGTAGAGACCTTCAACAAATCCAGTCTACTGGAAAACAGACACGCTGAATACTTGACTAACAAACTCCGCCATTTTAATAAGGCCAGGGAAGTGACGCTGCTGATCGAGCAACTGACGTCATATGAAACCGCGCAAAAAGTCATTGGCTACCTGAGGAATGAATTCCCCGATATTGACGATGAGACGTTTTCTGAAGCGCTCCAGCAGGTCACGATTGGAATATCCAAGAAAGAATTAAAGGGGATAGAGGTTAACCGACCGGCACAGAAGGAAAGATTGCCAAAGAGAAGGATAATCGGCAGTCAACTCCAAAACAAAACACAACCAGTTCAGCATCTCACTCCAGTCAATGCGGCCACAAGTGAGTCCAGCATTGCAGGCATATCATTTGATAGCCATTTGCAGATCAGATTGAGACACATCTACGGCGTTCTTTTCTTTATGAAGCACGGGCTTGTTTTTCCATCAGCAACACATCAGACATTGAGACTATTCCCAGAAGTTCAGGACTACCAGACCATTTCCGATAAGTGCGCACGAGGTTTTGCTGGGGATGTGGACACATTCATATCCTGGTTTCACTCAGGCAAAATGCTGGATCGACTCGTCGGTAAGTTTGGTTTGTCGGATCACGACGCCGACATATTCAAGAAACTGCTGTCATGA
- a CDS encoding glutaredoxin family protein → MTAKEFFRQKGIPFQEFDLSQDQPAVTRMLRLTRQKRVPVIQKGEKYVVGFKPEELEELMAS, encoded by the coding sequence CTGACTGCGAAAGAGTTCTTTCGCCAAAAGGGTATTCCCTTTCAGGAATTCGATCTCTCCCAGGACCAGCCGGCCGTCACCCGAATGCTTAGACTGACCAGGCAGAAACGGGTGCCGGTCATCCAGAAAGGCGAGAAGTATGTGGTCGGGTTTAAGCCCGAGGAACTTGAAGAGTTAATGGCTTCCTGA